The Candidatus Omnitrophota bacterium genome contains a region encoding:
- a CDS encoding tetratricopeptide repeat protein — MLKPMPKIFIRSVVILSVSVFAVSFACAQESSFYQLNQKSAEFARQGRYDESLQFARQAIETAKKEFGPYHDNVAMALNTLAAIYTSQGKYSKAEKALKRVLAIRTLAVGDTVVSKNYSDIATAMRNLAKLYAEAGKYTRAEKFIKRAIKMDIKAAGENYPQRQADLKFLIGVCETQGRAADARDAYKLLLDNYETSGAADNPSTAIAANNLANIYLVEKKYAEAEMLLKRALAINEKMLAPDDAGVAVSLNNLAAVYISELKYAEAETLLLRSLAISEKIYGKESPEIISGLNNLATVYSCLKKNAEAEALYKRVVEISETSPKMNREELAKALNNLAAIYSYGKRYAETEPILKKELELNESLHGANDLSVAISLNNLAAAYLFQAKIDMSEPAFKRALAIGERCIAENPSIAAASYAGLGKIYESQGKYSEAEGFYVKMVELYNKTFDKYSPEIASASSDLARIYMAQKKYSEAEELLKRCLEINEHNLGADHHTVAVSLNNLAAAYSNEGKYSESEPLLIRALEIDEKALGQDSPEIVTGLNNLATVYSYQNKYPEAEALYKRALLINEKAYGPDSAELAGWLNRVATAYSYQKKYTHAISALKRAIEINEKNFGPDNRAAAVYLNNLAATYCNCGKYPEAEPLILKALAIDRASCGEDSIEVSSDLNNLATVYSNEGKYQEAEGVLIGALDMDERVFGIMHSETMTTLRNLVNLYESQGKYSEAEGFYVKMVELYNKTFDKYSPEIASASSDLARIYMAQKKYSEAEELLKRCLEINEHNLGADHHTLAVSLNNLAAAYSNEGKYSESEPLLIRALEIDEKALGQDSPEIVTGLNNLATVYSYQNKYPEAEALYKRALLISEKAYGPDSAELVGTLTNMSILYEKTARGEEARAFEERARSIYEKRRG; from the coding sequence ATGTTAAAACCTATGCCGAAGATTTTTATAAGAAGTGTGGTTATATTATCGGTATCGGTATTTGCTGTATCTTTTGCCTGTGCCCAGGAAAGCTCATTCTATCAGCTTAATCAGAAATCCGCCGAATTCGCACGCCAGGGCAGATACGACGAATCTCTCCAATTTGCCAGGCAGGCCATTGAAACGGCAAAGAAGGAATTTGGCCCGTATCATGACAATGTAGCCATGGCGCTTAATACTCTCGCGGCCATATATACTTCCCAGGGAAAATATTCTAAAGCGGAAAAGGCTCTAAAAAGAGTCCTCGCTATAAGGACGCTCGCCGTAGGGGATACGGTAGTGAGCAAAAATTATTCCGATATTGCCACGGCTATGCGCAACCTGGCTAAACTTTACGCGGAGGCGGGCAAATATACTCGCGCCGAGAAATTTATAAAACGCGCCATAAAGATGGATATCAAAGCCGCAGGGGAAAATTACCCACAGCGTCAGGCGGACCTGAAATTTTTAATAGGCGTGTGCGAGACGCAGGGGCGGGCCGCGGACGCGCGGGACGCGTATAAACTGCTTCTCGATAATTATGAAACTTCCGGTGCGGCCGACAATCCATCAACGGCAATTGCGGCGAACAATCTCGCAAACATATACCTGGTAGAAAAGAAATACGCGGAAGCTGAAATGTTGCTCAAACGCGCTCTCGCGATAAACGAAAAGATGCTCGCTCCGGATGACGCGGGTGTAGCCGTATCTTTGAATAACCTTGCCGCCGTGTATATCAGCGAGCTCAAATATGCAGAGGCGGAGACTCTTTTATTAAGATCGCTGGCGATATCCGAGAAAATATATGGGAAGGAATCCCCGGAGATAATAAGCGGACTAAATAATCTTGCCACCGTCTATTCATGCCTGAAGAAGAACGCCGAAGCCGAAGCGCTTTATAAAAGGGTGGTGGAAATAAGCGAAACCTCGCCTAAGATGAACAGGGAAGAGCTTGCCAAGGCGTTGAATAATCTCGCGGCTATATATTCTTACGGAAAACGGTACGCAGAAACAGAACCGATTCTTAAAAAAGAACTTGAGCTTAATGAAAGCCTGCATGGAGCCAATGATCTGTCGGTGGCGATATCGCTTAATAATCTCGCGGCCGCTTATCTTTTTCAGGCTAAGATAGATATGTCCGAGCCTGCTTTCAAGCGCGCTCTCGCGATAGGCGAAAGATGCATTGCTGAAAATCCATCAATAGCCGCGGCGTCGTATGCGGGACTCGGCAAGATATACGAATCACAGGGCAAATATTCCGAGGCTGAAGGTTTCTACGTAAAGATGGTAGAGCTCTACAATAAGACTTTCGATAAATATTCGCCGGAAATAGCCTCAGCCTCCAGCGATCTTGCCAGGATATACATGGCGCAGAAGAAATACTCCGAAGCTGAAGAATTGCTCAAACGTTGCCTGGAGATAAACGAGCATAATCTCGGGGCGGATCATCATACGGTAGCCGTATCCTTGAATAATCTTGCCGCCGCGTATAGCAATGAAGGTAAATATTCGGAATCCGAGCCTCTCTTGATAAGAGCCCTGGAGATCGACGAGAAAGCGCTTGGACAGGATTCTCCGGAGATAGTCACCGGCCTGAATAATCTCGCCACAGTGTATTCGTATCAGAATAAATATCCGGAAGCGGAGGCTCTTTACAAAAGGGCGCTTCTCATAAACGAGAAGGCTTATGGGCCCGACAGCGCGGAATTGGCCGGCTGGCTTAACAGGGTAGCGACGGCTTATTCCTACCAAAAAAAATATACTCACGCTATAAGCGCGTTAAAGCGCGCGATAGAGATAAATGAAAAGAATTTTGGACCAGATAACCGCGCCGCCGCAGTTTATCTTAATAATCTCGCCGCCACCTACTGCAATTGTGGTAAATATCCGGAAGCGGAGCCGCTTATATTGAAGGCGCTTGCTATTGACAGGGCTTCTTGCGGTGAAGATTCGATCGAAGTTTCCTCCGATTTAAATAACCTGGCTACAGTTTATTCGAACGAGGGTAAATATCAGGAGGCCGAAGGCGTCCTGATCGGCGCGTTGGACATGGATGAAAGAGTGTTTGGCATAATGCATTCGGAAACGATGACGACACTCAGGAACCTGGTGAATCTATACGAATCCCAGGGCAAATATTCCGAGGCTGAAGGTTTCTACGTAAAGATGGTAGAGCTCTACAATAAGACGTTCGATAAATATTCGCCGGAAATAGCCTCAGCCTCCAGCGATCTTGCCAGGATATACATGGCGCAGAAGAAATACTCCGAAGCCGAAGAATTGCTCAAACGTTGCCTGGAGATAAACGAGCATAATCTCGGGGCGGATCATCATACGTTAGCCGTATCCTTGAATAATCTCGCCGCCGCGTACAGTAATGAAGGTAAATATTCGGAATCCGAGCCTCTCTTGATAAGAGCCCTGGAGATCGACGAGAAAGCGCTTGGACAGGATTCTCCGGAGATAGTCACCGGCCTGAATAATCTCGCCACAGTGTATTCGTATCAGAATAAATATCCGGAAGCGGAGGCTCTTTACAAAAGGGCGCTTCTGATAAGCGAGAAGGCTTATGGGCCCGACAGCGCGGAACTCGTGGGGACATTGACCAACATGTCAATTTTATATGAAAAGACCGCACGTGGTGAAGAAGCCAGGGCTTTTGAGGAACGCGCCAGAAGTATATACGAAAAGCGGCGTGGATAG
- a CDS encoding ROK family protein: MKKLKKYQFSFQELSDKDIKSLKILELITRKGVISRTEISKATGINIVSTSNYIKEYIADKLVLEKGFDVSTGGRKPELIELDKSDNRVIGAHIAQEYIYITLTNMGLDIIEKIRIPRPNGKIKDAIEPMCKTIEEMARKAGLAAGGIKAVGLGVKIPAGDHGVIGKKIEDILGIETFVGDEPLCAAFAEKTLNKDALAGDILYIYSDAGNAVVVKNDGSIVSRSESKYLGPWSDEFGILRLAKYDVARGVGTSMVELAHGRIDNMSIRTVIDAAAGRDEVALSIMRSVGMILGLRIAYLVNIFGPKTVVIGGGFEAAGDLILEPIKKMIGKLALKNYSGTTVMPGMFSEDAVSIGAATLAAREIFLEA, translated from the coding sequence ATGAAAAAATTAAAAAAATATCAATTTAGTTTTCAGGAACTTTCAGATAAGGATATCAAAAGCCTTAAAATACTGGAGCTTATAACCAGGAAGGGCGTGATCTCCCGTACGGAGATATCCAAAGCCACAGGTATAAATATAGTTTCGACATCTAATTATATTAAAGAATATATAGCTGATAAACTCGTCCTGGAAAAGGGTTTTGATGTATCGACCGGTGGCAGGAAACCGGAGCTCATAGAACTGGATAAGTCCGACAACCGTGTGATTGGCGCGCATATAGCCCAGGAATATATTTACATTACGCTGACCAATATGGGGTTGGATATTATAGAGAAAATTCGGATACCGCGGCCTAATGGAAAAATAAAAGATGCCATCGAGCCGATGTGTAAAACTATAGAAGAAATGGCGCGAAAAGCGGGATTGGCCGCCGGCGGCATAAAAGCCGTAGGATTAGGGGTAAAGATTCCTGCGGGTGATCACGGGGTGATAGGTAAAAAGATCGAAGATATTCTCGGTATCGAGACGTTTGTCGGAGACGAGCCTCTATGCGCGGCCTTTGCCGAGAAGACGCTGAACAAGGATGCTCTTGCCGGCGATATTCTCTATATATATTCCGATGCGGGCAACGCTGTAGTTGTCAAAAACGATGGCAGTATAGTTTCGCGTAGTGAATCAAAATATCTTGGCCCCTGGAGCGACGAATTCGGCATACTGCGCCTTGCTAAATACGACGTTGCCAGAGGCGTAGGAACATCCATGGTAGAGCTTGCCCATGGCAGGATCGATAATATGTCCATCAGGACGGTGATAGATGCCGCCGCCGGTAGAGATGAGGTCGCCTTAAGCATTATGCGTTCCGTCGGCATGATATTAGGACTGCGTATCGCTTACTTAGTCAACATCTTCGGCCCAAAGACGGTTGTGATCGGCGGAGGGTTTGAGGCGGCCGGAGACCTTATTCTCGAGCCGATAAAAAAGATGATCGGAAAATTAGCGCTCAAAAATTATTCTGGTACAACGGTTATGCCGGGGATGTTTAGCGAGGATGCCGTGAGCATAGGCGCGGCAACGCTTGCGGCCCGGGAGATTTTTCTTGAGGCCTAA
- a CDS encoding TolC family protein, translated as MNTNKAVFLFGMLFFFLAMFGVGESHVFAATTSGEPVKELQPAVKNVNSEVVPNEKRMTLNIDRGNSAGEKKFTIGMTPPASMMASKKGSPSDPGTGVVRGLKSKRPIGGIYNLQECIDIAVNNHLPLQIAKKSVRLAEMRLFEARRNLLPSASIDYQEYHGRISGQAYVGRKQILEGQQPIFRGGELFYTMKQSEVNLAITKNDYGRIRNDLVLQIKKAYYTLAKAKGNMRMQEDLAKEVERILGMVTRQAEAGIISKIEVLNVSSQASQAKYQLASAEGDLSIARLILKQAMNVDPKEEVDVKEIAEFKKVEVDYEKALSIATVNRPEMKINSMMIEYYNYGKGIAKAKFWPKVDLLGSWGLAKEEIAPDDVDTSNANDADQKLGQQWYAGLKVGVPLWGSSGEWSLTKEQWVPVVSTYHGTSATTMDMKLKILDKLDSYSEKQLSEIDFDKARQEFNKIRQDVTLEVSEGCFNYQKAVIQADTAANKVKYQSSDLELVKLKRALDEAQDSNVIESMIRLAQEKFGYLQALADCHITIAGINKAIGVEDYYKDE; from the coding sequence TTGAATACAAATAAAGCTGTGTTTCTTTTCGGAATGTTATTTTTTTTCCTTGCCATGTTTGGGGTAGGGGAAAGTCATGTTTTTGCCGCCACGACCTCAGGTGAGCCGGTAAAAGAGCTACAGCCGGCGGTAAAAAATGTAAACAGCGAAGTCGTTCCGAATGAGAAACGGATGACGCTTAATATCGACCGAGGCAACTCAGCCGGCGAGAAAAAATTTACTATAGGTATGACCCCTCCCGCAAGCATGATGGCCAGCAAGAAAGGCTCTCCCTCCGATCCCGGCACCGGCGTTGTGCGTGGCCTTAAAAGCAAAAGGCCGATCGGCGGCATATATAACCTGCAAGAGTGTATAGATATCGCGGTGAACAATCACTTGCCTTTACAAATAGCGAAGAAGAGCGTCAGGCTTGCCGAGATGCGCCTCTTTGAAGCGCGTCGTAATCTGTTACCTTCGGCATCGATCGATTATCAGGAATACCACGGTAGGATAAGCGGGCAGGCATATGTCGGCCGCAAACAGATATTAGAAGGGCAACAGCCGATATTCCGCGGCGGTGAACTATTCTATACCATGAAGCAATCCGAAGTGAACCTGGCTATAACAAAAAATGATTATGGCAGAATACGCAACGACCTTGTGCTTCAGATCAAAAAAGCCTATTACACACTGGCTAAAGCAAAAGGTAATATGCGGATGCAGGAGGATCTGGCAAAAGAGGTTGAGAGGATCCTCGGTATGGTTACCAGGCAAGCCGAAGCGGGAATAATTTCAAAAATTGAGGTTTTGAATGTTTCATCCCAGGCCAGCCAGGCGAAGTACCAGCTCGCCTCAGCCGAAGGAGATCTCTCTATAGCGCGTCTCATTCTTAAACAGGCTATGAATGTGGATCCTAAAGAAGAAGTGGATGTTAAAGAGATTGCGGAATTTAAAAAAGTCGAAGTGGATTACGAAAAGGCGCTCAGCATAGCCACGGTGAACCGTCCGGAAATGAAGATAAACTCCATGATGATAGAGTACTATAATTATGGCAAAGGCATAGCTAAAGCGAAGTTCTGGCCGAAAGTGGATCTTCTGGGTTCATGGGGGCTGGCAAAGGAAGAGATAGCGCCCGACGATGTCGATACGTCCAATGCTAACGATGCCGACCAGAAACTTGGACAGCAATGGTACGCGGGTTTAAAAGTCGGAGTTCCCCTCTGGGGTTCATCCGGAGAATGGTCGCTGACGAAAGAGCAGTGGGTGCCTGTAGTCAGTACGTACCACGGCACATCAGCTACCACGATGGATATGAAATTAAAGATATTGGATAAGCTCGATTCGTACTCAGAAAAGCAACTATCGGAAATAGATTTTGACAAGGCCAGGCAGGAATTCAATAAGATAAGACAGGATGTGACCCTCGAGGTTAGCGAAGGATGTTTTAATTACCAGAAAGCCGTGATCCAGGCGGATACGGCGGCGAATAAAGTGAAATATCAGTCGAGCGACCTGGAATTAGTTAAACTCAAGCGCGCGCTTGACGAGGCCCAGGACTCGAATGTAATAGAGAGCATGATAAGGCTGGCGCAGGAAAAATTCGGATACTTGCAGGCGCTGGCGGATTGCCACATAACTATCGCCGGGATAAATAAGGCTATAGGCGTGGAAGACTATTACAAAGACGAATAA
- a CDS encoding efflux RND transporter periplasmic adaptor subunit, which produces MENPGDKLTMDIEPKKKGSKKRLIVILLVVVVGVIVLARMGANIQNALFKKKTPAGKSAAIKFEEEATPVKAFKTKKTEFKDTLPAIGSVKGFKEIELKFQVAGIIESFNFEEGEKIQEGDIIASLVQKDALLKLKYAEIELSKNQKLFDIGAINPIKLEQGKLEYESAKSELDKTNIYAISNGLLGSRIIDAGSYVTPNDRVGIFVDIDKVYAEFSIIEKDVPKVSLGQKAEVFADAYPAKVFNGSVDRISPIIEGRSRTENIKIELDNKDGFLRPGMFVRAQIATYDKKDVIVVPSSGLKKKDNDYFVYVVQKEEPKPVEAAPAPKVKSQKQVWPFGKKKEAAKEEARPAVPEKAPELGLVEIRKVKPGYMTQDLVEIDEGLNEDEIIIIEIQEEFKDKSKVEISEMQEGLI; this is translated from the coding sequence ATGGAAAATCCTGGCGACAAGCTTACAATGGATATTGAACCAAAAAAGAAGGGTTCGAAGAAGCGGCTGATAGTAATATTACTCGTCGTGGTTGTAGGTGTTATAGTCCTGGCGCGCATGGGCGCGAATATTCAGAACGCGCTTTTTAAAAAGAAGACTCCGGCCGGGAAATCCGCCGCTATAAAATTTGAAGAGGAAGCGACTCCTGTAAAGGCGTTCAAGACGAAGAAGACGGAGTTTAAAGATACACTGCCGGCCATAGGCAGTGTCAAAGGCTTTAAAGAGATAGAGCTTAAGTTCCAGGTGGCCGGGATCATAGAGAGTTTCAATTTTGAGGAAGGCGAGAAAATACAGGAAGGCGATATCATAGCCAGCCTTGTGCAGAAGGACGCTCTTTTAAAACTGAAGTACGCGGAGATAGAGCTTAGTAAGAACCAGAAATTATTCGATATCGGCGCGATAAATCCCATCAAACTTGAGCAGGGAAAACTTGAATACGAATCCGCTAAATCGGAACTTGATAAAACCAATATATATGCCATTTCGAACGGGCTTTTGGGTTCCAGGATAATAGATGCCGGCAGTTATGTTACTCCGAACGATAGAGTAGGCATTTTTGTCGATATAGATAAAGTGTACGCCGAATTCAGTATAATAGAAAAGGACGTACCGAAAGTGTCTCTGGGCCAGAAGGCGGAGGTGTTTGCTGACGCGTACCCGGCCAAGGTTTTTAATGGTTCCGTTGACAGGATATCCCCAATAATAGAGGGGAGGAGCCGCACTGAAAACATAAAGATAGAGCTCGATAACAAGGATGGCTTCCTGCGGCCCGGCATGTTCGTTCGCGCCCAGATAGCGACTTATGACAAGAAAGATGTGATAGTGGTGCCTTCGTCCGGATTAAAGAAGAAAGACAATGATTACTTTGTGTATGTCGTACAGAAGGAAGAGCCGAAGCCCGTCGAGGCCGCGCCGGCGCCGAAGGTAAAATCGCAGAAACAGGTATGGCCTTTCGGTAAGAAGAAAGAAGCCGCGAAGGAAGAAGCAAGGCCGGCTGTCCCCGAAAAAGCGCCGGAGTTAGGCCTTGTCGAAATAAGAAAAGTCAAACCCGGATATATGACTCAGGACTTAGTAGAGATAGACGAGGGATTGAACGAAGACGAGATAATAATCATAGAGATACAGGAAGAGTTTAAGGATAAGTCTAAAGTAGAGATTTCCGAGATGCAGGAAGGACTGATTTAA
- a CDS encoding efflux RND transporter permease subunit, which produces MNLAKFSVERPVTIMMVVAGIIIFGIVSLSLLPQELLPQIVYPQLTVVTPYENAAPEEIETLITKPIEEAIGTVAGVKRITSISKEGLSLVIAEFGWNQNINFAALGMREKIDLIKERLPREAEEPIVLPYNPFDKPILILSITSSRADRSPLVLRELTRRMIKDEVEKVEGVASATISGGLEREIEVEINRDKLESRRIPITDVSKAISSSNLNYPAGTIKESFYEYLIRTLGEFEHVRDIGNVAIGSSSPEDNEPYAYRGAEASREKGVVAKDKRLIYLKDVAQIIDDVKERTSFSRFNGKENISIAIQKQALGNTVKTIDRVKAKIRELKSDLPKDMAIAIVYDQSIFIKDSIIGVWDAAWQGGVLVFAILFFFLRNLYSAFIVTLMIPISVMATFVLMFFTGISINMMSLFGLAFGIGHLVDTAIVVMENIFRHMQAGEDKKEAAVVGTNEVFIAVTGSILTNVVVFLPLVFVVGVFGQIVRDLAMTLTFALLASLLASMTLVPLLASRGISVGKTHSVSESGVGRFYSSILDRFIRSKARYLLITFIVFMVSLVLFSFLDKELMPKVDQGQFTIKVNMPAGTRLGTTNTVTERIEKLLLSIPEVETINVTVGSTKESTTRSIIERLNYNQAEIVVTLKKKRKLKSSAVVQIIKNKLATINLDAARIEYILQENVFASGMATSAPVTVELKGNDLKTLEKLTREVEAGLSTTKGIYGIKDDLSEPSPEVKVYIDKDKAALYGLSVTDIAQTSLIGLKGYVASKLKEKGEEFDIRVRLREKDRDDFNKLANLNIQSPSGVKVQLGSVATFGKGKGPSEIRRINQERVISVYANIYDRPLKDITSDVTTMINRLDIPRNYFVKLTGESEEMKASFESIRNAIIAAFLLVYMIMAALFESLWQPFIIMFTIPLSVIGVAWALFFTGTSINAYVLIGFAMLGGIVTNNAIVLIDCINLFLAKGMNLLEAVVGATKVRLRPILMTALTTILGLVPMAFLGGEGAELRRPMAITAIGGLIVATFLTLNVIPTLYLAFVDTVKRIFKHKVHK; this is translated from the coding sequence ATGAATTTAGCGAAATTTTCGGTAGAGCGCCCGGTAACGATCATGATGGTCGTTGCCGGAATAATAATATTCGGCATCGTTTCCCTGAGCCTGCTTCCTCAGGAACTTTTGCCGCAGATCGTCTATCCGCAGTTGACGGTAGTTACCCCATATGAAAATGCTGCACCCGAAGAGATAGAGACCCTAATAACAAAACCGATAGAAGAAGCTATCGGTACCGTAGCCGGTGTAAAGAGGATCACATCCATATCCAAGGAAGGGCTGTCGCTGGTAATAGCGGAATTCGGCTGGAACCAGAATATTAATTTCGCCGCACTCGGCATGCGCGAAAAGATAGACCTTATAAAAGAACGCCTTCCAAGAGAAGCCGAAGAGCCGATAGTCCTGCCGTATAACCCGTTTGATAAGCCCATCCTCATATTAAGTATAACAAGTTCCAGGGCCGACCGCTCGCCGCTTGTTTTGCGTGAATTGACCAGAAGGATGATAAAGGACGAGGTTGAGAAAGTCGAGGGCGTGGCATCGGCGACCATTTCCGGCGGATTGGAGCGGGAAATAGAGGTCGAGATAAACCGCGATAAGCTCGAATCCAGGCGCATACCCATTACAGATGTGTCAAAAGCGATATCGAGCTCAAACTTAAACTATCCTGCCGGTACGATAAAGGAGAGTTTCTACGAATATCTTATAAGAACGCTGGGCGAATTCGAACACGTTCGCGATATCGGTAACGTCGCCATCGGTTCGAGCTCTCCCGAAGACAACGAGCCTTATGCGTATCGAGGCGCCGAAGCTTCCCGCGAGAAAGGCGTTGTAGCGAAAGATAAACGGCTTATATATTTAAAAGACGTTGCGCAGATAATCGACGACGTGAAAGAGAGGACCAGCTTCTCTCGTTTTAACGGCAAAGAGAATATTTCCATCGCCATCCAGAAACAGGCGCTGGGCAATACCGTAAAGACGATCGACCGTGTCAAAGCCAAGATCCGTGAACTTAAAAGCGATCTTCCAAAAGACATGGCGATAGCGATTGTTTATGACCAATCGATATTTATCAAAGATTCCATCATAGGTGTGTGGGATGCCGCCTGGCAGGGCGGCGTACTCGTCTTCGCGATACTTTTCTTCTTCCTGCGGAACCTTTACAGCGCTTTTATCGTTACGCTCATGATACCGATATCCGTCATGGCGACATTCGTACTCATGTTCTTCACGGGCATATCCATAAACATGATGTCGCTTTTTGGTCTTGCTTTCGGTATCGGGCACTTAGTCGATACCGCTATTGTCGTCATGGAAAACATATTCCGCCATATGCAGGCAGGCGAAGATAAAAAAGAGGCGGCCGTAGTAGGTACCAACGAAGTCTTTATCGCCGTGACGGGCTCGATACTCACCAACGTCGTTGTGTTTCTGCCTCTCGTTTTTGTCGTCGGTGTATTCGGCCAGATAGTGCGTGACCTGGCCATGACGCTGACCTTCGCGCTCTTAGCTTCGCTTTTAGCGTCCATGACGCTGGTTCCTCTTCTTGCTTCGAGAGGCATAAGCGTAGGCAAAACTCACTCTGTGTCGGAGTCCGGCGTCGGCAGGTTCTACAGTTCCATACTCGATAGATTTATAAGATCGAAAGCGAGATATCTTCTTATTACATTTATAGTATTCATGGTATCGCTCGTCTTGTTCTCATTTTTGGATAAAGAGCTCATGCCTAAGGTCGACCAGGGGCAATTTACGATAAAAGTGAATATGCCGGCAGGTACGCGGCTCGGTACGACGAACACCGTGACGGAACGCATCGAAAAATTATTACTCTCCATTCCCGAGGTGGAAACGATAAACGTAACGGTAGGTTCGACAAAAGAGTCGACGACGCGCAGTATTATCGAGCGGCTCAATTATAATCAGGCGGAGATAGTCGTTACATTAAAGAAGAAGCGTAAACTTAAATCCTCCGCGGTTGTGCAGATAATAAAGAATAAGCTCGCCACCATAAATTTGGACGCCGCGCGCATAGAGTACATTCTGCAGGAGAACGTTTTCGCTTCGGGTATGGCCACCTCCGCGCCGGTTACGGTAGAATTGAAAGGCAACGACCTCAAAACGCTGGAGAAGCTGACGCGCGAAGTCGAAGCCGGCCTGAGTACGACTAAAGGAATATACGGTATAAAGGATGATCTGTCCGAGCCCTCTCCGGAAGTGAAAGTTTATATCGATAAAGACAAGGCGGCCCTCTACGGACTTTCCGTAACAGATATCGCCCAGACATCCCTTATCGGGCTTAAAGGGTATGTCGCGAGTAAATTAAAAGAGAAGGGCGAAGAGTTTGATATAAGAGTGCGCCTGAGAGAAAAAGACCGCGATGATTTCAATAAGCTGGCAAACCTGAATATACAATCCCCCTCGGGGGTGAAAGTGCAGTTAGGTAGTGTGGCAACTTTCGGTAAAGGTAAAGGGCCGAGCGAAATACGCAGGATAAACCAGGAGAGGGTCATCTCCGTTTACGCGAATATTTACGATCGGCCGCTTAAAGACATAACCTCCGATGTTACGACCATGATAAACCGTCTCGACATACCCAGGAATTATTTCGTGAAACTTACCGGCGAGTCGGAAGAGATGAAGGCTTCCTTCGAAAGCATAAGGAACGCCATAATAGCGGCGTTCCTGCTCGTGTACATGATAATGGCCGCGCTCTTCGAATCGCTCTGGCAACCTTTCATAATAATGTTCACGATCCCGCTCTCGGTAATAGGCGTGGCGTGGGCGCTATTTTTCACCGGTACAAGTATAAACGCTTATGTGCTTATAGGTTTTGCCATGCTCGGAGGTATAGTAACGAATAACGCCATAGTGCTTATCGACTGCATAAACCTTTTCCTTGCCAAAGGCATGAATCTTCTGGAAGCGGTTGTGGGCGCTACTAAAGTCAGGTTGAGGCCGATCCTTATGACGGCACTTACGACGATACTCGGCCTTGTCCCGATGGCGTTTCTGGGTGGGGAAGGAGCAGAACTTCGCCGGCCGATGGCGATAACGGCGATAGGCGGGCTTATCGTCGCCACGTTCCTTACGCTGAACGTTATACCCACTCTCTATCTTGCGTTTGTCGATACGGTAAAACGTATATTTAAACATAAAGTGCATAAATAA